The genomic window GCTGCGAGCGCACGCCGGTgcacccccccaaccccccgAGGCAACGCGTGCCCTGAAAAGGCACCTCACGAGCCGCCTCTGTACTACTGCTTTGTAAAACTGTCACTATAaagactgagaaaaaaaataaaacttttttttttaactaagcTGTTTCGTGAGTGTGACTGAGTCAAATGGCTCTTTTCCACGACATGGTCCCGccccgcctcgcctcgcctcggcacggtttagCATTTCCACTAGAAAAAAGTACAGACCGAACGTGTTGTTTTCcacgcgacacacaaacgagtgactcgtgacttgtaaagccgctgttttcagtgtaagtgaatcattagaatcagttcattaaaaagatttgttttaactcctctgttaaatattgaaattctAGACATTTAAGCCACGTTTTTGGGATTGTtagatctacagttcggctttgttcggtttgattcttgtgtcggaggCGATAAGAGACGGTGGGAAACACGCCAGGCAGACAAGGGAGATGGATTTAGTGACTTTGTGTGGCTTAATGTGGCTTCGATGTGTCCCCACAAGCCTTAGTGTTAATCATCTGCCTTCATACAGTGAGTAAAAAGTATATACACCTAAACTAcactattaaaaataatgatgtgcCACTTCTGAACCATTTTCTCtgttaaaaacattatataataCCTAATATACTGTCTGctttccaaaaaataaacttcCTTCATTCGTTTCATGGCACTCATACACAGACAAGGCCTTAGTAATACATTTGTGAGCGTATTAAAGCCAAACTGTGTGTGAAAGCGCCAGCTTCCTTCCTACACTGCATCCAGATTGTTGTCTGGACGAGAACACTGCAGTCTGTCACGTCTGTGTGTTCTTCACTGTGCTCAGTGTAACTAAAACACCATCATCACAACGAGACTAGTGGTCGTTTCCGTCGcggaaaatacaacaaatacttTTGTTAACACTTAGGAATGTTTGTGTGGGTAAATATTGCTCTCAGATATTCACGTCGAGTGGATTTTCCCTGGTTCGAGCGGCGTCTTCAGTTTCCCGCCGACATTATGGACGACGGCAAAGAAGGCTGGCGCCGTTTtatctcctgctgcagctgctccttcAGGGTGGACACCTGCAGGAGAGACGGTGGTCATCAAacctttactttgtttttggactgtgggaggaaaacggagaacctggagaaaacccacgcacacacacacgcgggggagaacatgcaaagtccacaAACAGGgaaccttcttgctgcaaaaacACCTCATTATTAGCAATGCAGAGCAATAAGAACTCCCTTGAGTCAAAAACCTgcaaataatttccacatacacatgaatgggaaatgGTTGAAAAAATGATCACAAGCCAGGCCAgtttggagcctcacagtgtcgtcatagtTTAACGTAGAGATGCGATTGAAACTTTAAACAGGTCACTTAGTTTAACGTAGAGATGCGATTGAAACTTTAAACAGGTCACAAGACTTCAGACTTTTTTCACCtaaatcaaagttttgatatcaattacggtttttaaacaatcacagtttaagttttgtactGTTTTATTAGATCtttcaacaaacaacaaacttttCCTGCCTagaatttccaacctacacagacattttttatataaaaacgttgctgtggttgttgtctaaccctgtgtgttgttttcattttcatttaacttgcagtttttcttaaatttacctgaaagcacagagagttctggtcaaacctcccattgactcccatgttaaaactcaGCTTTGGAGTTTTCAAAAAATGaggacgagggtgattttaaaaccaATTTCTCCGTCAAATCTCACCCATAtctcacaaatttaaatgtgggagctcCAGAgacaggtgtttggaagggggCGGGGAAAGtcggggagggggaggggcttgtgcaACCAGCTGCAAGAGTCAAGTCttaaaggttgattccacaAAAATACTACTTTGGCTAAATACTACATGAGTTTCAAAGGTTCAAATCAGCAGCAAGAAGCAGCCACGATCAAAATTTCGCCGCCTcattttctagtttttattactattattatcattataccTTTATCAATCTTTTAACTTACACTGATATGAGCTACATTTCCCAgcttttgtgtttcatgtttgatTCCTTCGTCCTCACTGCTGAACGTACAGCGAACAGCACATTTACCAAtgttcacagtgttttatttagtttgttgttgATCTTGACATTTGGAGCTCTTTCATTCATAGACGATCACAGGAAAAGTGTCTGGAGAACTAGGTCAAGAACAATTTAAGCTTTCTAACATGTCGCCCCTCTGGATTATCACTGGAACGTGTCCCAGTGCATGCTTGAAAGCAGCTTAACCATTTGTGGGATGTTGGTCTTTTGTTGGTCTTtgcgcgtttgtgtgtgtgcgtgtgcgtacCTGCTCCTCCAGGCCTTTGACTCGGTGTCGGTGAGCTCGTTCTCTGGTGCCCAGAGTTCGCTCGATGTCCCTGATGTCTGTCCTCagtctctccatctccctctgaGCTTCATCGCGCTGCTTCCCTAAACTCTCACAGAGGCTGTGCGACTGCTCTGTTTCAGCCAGCTGAGTctgctcatcacacacacacacacacacacacacacacacacacacacacacacacacacacacacacacacacacacatcaatggAAGAGACCAAATGTGACCACAACAGAAAAGTGGAAGACGTCCTGGCACAGCATTGCTACGTTCCTTGTTGTTAACTTTCAAAAAAATGAAGCTTTCCCACAAATATGCAGCAAACTGCTTTGAAGGAACTTTTTGATGTGGTGGTGTCAAAGAAATTtactgtgggtgtgtttttgcttttaatttctagaatattttatcaattttttaatgcacattatTAACATGTATGCATGTTGTGCATGGgttatgttttaatatattatattaatatttgtatataatataatgtatggaAAGGACTGATGTAGAAAATGTATAAACATTTTATagcttcactttttatgaacacattttggtgctctagGTGTGTTAATGTAAGCTTTTTTACATATAgatgtacgtatatatacacatgtatatgtatgtatgtgtatatatacatatatatacccatatatgcatatatatacacatactatGTGCATGTCCTCTCCCACCTGCAGCATGAGTATCTGTTGCTGtgcctcctgcagctcctgctcaGCTGTGTTCAGTGAGCGATCCAAGCGACTCCTCTCTGCAGAGAGCCGCATGCTGCCCTCTTCAGTCTTCAGCTTCTGACGTTCAAcctacaaacatgttttttataacAAACACGTGAAAACCTGATTGGGTGCTGGTGCTTCTTGGCATTATAGATCATTACTTTCACAGTAACCATCCACCCATCGGTTGTAGTCCACTGTGAACTGAGAGATCACAGTGCTGACCTTATCCAGCGTGTTCCTCAGTGCATTCTTGTCCTTCTCCAGCCTCACAGCCTGTCGCTCGGCATCTTTCTTCTCCATCTCGAGCATGGCGAGCGCTCGCTGCAGCCCACGCAGCCTCTCCTCTAGAGTGGCCCGCTCTGTCTGAGCCGACTGGACGCCGTGCTGAGCCTCCGCCAGAGCAGCCGAGCGCTGACGCAGGGCCTGATGAACAGAACACAATAATGGCATCGGGATTAGGACGTCTGAAGATGGACATGTGAGGTAGTGGTACAAAAACACTCTCAAAACTTTTCAAATGAATCTCCAATGTAGACCCAAATGGTTCCTCTCCTTTGGTAAAGACATCTTTGAGAGGGGTAGCGAGgctttctgcctcattaggtaAGTGGTGCAACAGGCATCTCTGTGTGAGAATGCTGGATCTCCACCTCTTTCGTGTTGGTGAGCTCAGCCTCCAGCTCCTCTCGTCTCTGCTCACTCTGGTTCAGATCACTCTGCAGACTTTGGACTTTCTCAGTGAGGGCGGAGATGTTCGTCCTCGCTTCAGAAGACGACGCCCGCACTTCATCCACGCGTTCCTTGGTGGCACAGAGGAATAATCGTCAACACTTTCCGTCCACTTTCTTTCCAGACTTCTCTCCCGCCCCCTCAGTTTCACTCACTTGTAGATGTGTCCTGTCCTGCTCAGCCACACTCAGCGTCTTCTGCAGAGCAACCAGACGACTGTGCGTGCTGCTGTGAGACGCCGCCACTTCCTGAAGGCTCTGGTTGAGAGAAATACTTTTCTCTCGGAGTAAAGATTCGCCTTCCTGAGCTTTGAGCAGAGCCTCGCTCAGCCGCTCCACCTccctctgcagcagagacacacgGGCTTCTCCATCGGCCACCTGCAGTTCACAAGCATAAAATTCATAAGCAATTAAGCACTGCAATTATCAGCAAGAAATCTACAATAAACTACGACCGCAGTGATGAAAGAGCCCTTgggggagtgcagcagttccctgacctcagtTCCATCCATTTTTcgccttagggggcgctatagagccctgggcCCTGTTGGGTCAAGTTTGTGTGTTCGGTGTTGGCCTCTTGTGCCACGTATGAAGTTTAGAGACGATCGGTCAACGTATGGCGACCgatcctgtttcgtggcgaatggtcGAAATTCGCCAAACTTCCAGTGGTTGCCTTGGCCGCGCCCccttttgaatccgcaaaaTCTTTAGATTACTTTttgtctttgatgtgtctagaACAAATAGTCGCATTTTTTATGTTGGAGCGATAAACGTGCTGAGGCTAGTTTGTTCATCGACGGagcaagatggacgccaaagtcaaaatggccgacttcctgttgagttgaggccgtggtCCCAATTGACTTTTTcgttcgtcttgggctgtgacatgttcccaccaagtttcgtgaaattttGTGCAACTGAGTTTTGGCTCGATCCATCAACGTTTCGCCTTAGGGGGGCGCTTTAGAGCCCCGGTGCAACACACAGGTCTGCCCATCATGACAATATTGCAGTTTGGTcacacctgacctccatgccacGTTAACCCTCTCAAAATCTTAGTATGGATGAAGACACGGAGCTGAACTTTCAtcactttcaaatgaaaacagttgtGTGGATGAAGCTGATGATTATCGGCCTGTTGCACCTGTTTGAGTAGCGACTCATGTCGGTCCTGGGAGGCCTggctctctgcctctctgtctcccaGGCTCAGTTTGAGTCTCTGCAGCTCCCCCTCCAGACTGCGTCTGCCCAGTTCCAGCCTGGTGGCCCGAGCCTCGGCCGCTTCCAGCGCCTCCCGCAGTCGCTTCCTCTCCGCCTCCAGGCGCACCTCAGCCGCACGCTGCTTGTTGAGCTGATCCTGCAGTGATTTGGGGGGAGGACAGAggaaggacagaggaggacacatcATATTTTAAAGGCCATATCTCTTTGTATATATCAGTGCTGTCAGCAGTTTTAGTCCTGAAAGAGCTCCCTCCTGTGGTAGAGAAGGAGAATTGTTGTGAAAGGTGCTGGCATTAGCTGCCGACATATGGAGACACTGCAAGAGgtgtaaccctgtgtgtgtgtgtgtggcatctgttgttattattacattcCCCCATGTGGAGATCATGATAAATCACTGTGgtcactcctctgtgtgtgtgtgtgtgtgtgtctgtgtgtgtacctgtgtgtgtttcttatcCAGCTCAGAGGCCTGCAGCGCTCGCTCTAACTCCTTCACCCTGTCGGTGAGCGctctcctctccttgtctcctctcctcaccatctcctcctgctgctggagCAAAATCTGAGTTGTGGTCAGACGCTCGTCCAGACCGCGCCGCcctgtgatcacacacacacacacacacacacacaatgttaatcatcaatcatcaacaGTGGCCTTTTAGTTTCAGTTTagttgtgatttgttttcttttcatctggTCAGTGGTTGTCTCCCAACTGGGAGATCAGGGGTTCAATGTCCGGCTCCTCTGGCCTACAGGAGGACATGTCCTTGAGCAAAACCATAGACTGTACTCGTATGTGCTgtactttatcatctatttcctttaaatggaaacatcatttacagtACGGAAATATCATGTGCTATAAAGGAAGAGCAGAAGATTCATTCACTCTCCAGGggagttcattcattcactctccaggggagttcattcattcactctccAGGGGAGTTCATTCTATCCTTCTTCCTGGTTTGCTTTTCAAATTGGAaagggcaggggtgtcaaacttaaatgacctgagggccaatgAGCAACTAGTCTGGACAAGAGGGGGCTGGTCTGGGTGGTGGGGGGCGGGAGTGTTGTTCAGTAGAGTGTGGTCTATAGGACCTAAAAAtgataacacaatattccatcatgatatcacaataaagatattcacagaatttcaaagtaaaagtgctttttttgatatggaacgttgagaataatgaaaataatcaaaaacagataaatgaatgtaaaactAGATCAATAATAATGTGCACAACAGTAACTGTGCCTCTTTTACCATCTTGATATTCCTGAATGGCGTTTTGCAGCTGAGTGAGGCGACTCTGAGCGGAGTCTCTTTCCCGCGTCAGCTCGTCCACCTCTCGCTGCACGGCCAGCAGCTGACATCGAGCGTCAtccttcaaaaaacaacaattataagATTTACATCGTATACATTTAgggtggtgttgttgttgttgttgttatttttatgccTGCGTGTTGTGCGGCTCTTTTACCCGCTCCTTCTGTGCGTCTCGCAGGTCCTTGAGGAAGTCTCTCAGTCCACTCCGCAGCGTCTCCGGGTCCAGCTCGGGCTGAGGGAGAGGCAGCGGCGTTTCCCCTCTCTCAGGAGAAACCGCTCCTGAGCCTAAAGTGTTGTCAGGCGTGCTTCCTCGAAAACCTTTGACGTAAACATTTGCAGTGAAGAAGCTTTTTTTCCGCAGCAGAAACATCAGGTTTGTAAAACAGTGACAAACGACTttcaaaagaggaataagctgcaaaagaagaagtcttggaaagaaatccactcgataggaacagtggactgacagagggtgagaggacAGAAGTGGGTAAGGTAAGGACAGAAGacgctcttggaagagctgggtctttaAGAGCTTCTTGAAAACAGACAGGGACGCCcttgttctggtagcgctctaattgctttcatttcatttaaatcaccTTAATAAAAATATCAACTAAGAAGAACAATCAGGAAGTCACAGTAAAAAGCCTTAATCCCACTTGCGTGTTTCATTCTTACCTTTAGGAGGCGACAGTGAGGAGCGCAGTGGTGAGATGCTGTGGTGGCGTGACATGTTGCCGGGGGACGTGGAGCTCCCGCCCGGGCTTCTCCCCCGACCTCCTCTGCCGGACGCTCCGATCCCCAGCGTGCGCGTCAGCGCCGACTGGAGGCTGCTCAGGCGAAACTCCAGCTCCCTCCTGCCGACCTCTGCGCGGGCCAGCTCGGCCTCCGTGGCGACCAGGCGACCCTGAGCCTCGCTCAGCTGCAGACCGCACTGGGCGGCGGAGTCCTGGGCGGCCTGCGCGCGCACCGACAGGTTCTTGGCTTCGTCCTGAAGCTTCTTCTCGCAGCCGCGCGCCTCCTGCAGCTGAGCCGTCAGCTCCCTCTCGCAGCCACGCCAGCCGGACTCGGACTCCAGCAGACGCTTCTGAATCAGAGAAAGctataataaaaaagaaaggattCAGGGATGAACCTAAATGTTCCCACAGATCTCATCTCTCTTCCTTCATTCTCACCTCCTTTTTCAGCGAGACTCTCGCTGCTTCAGCTTCAGTTAACTTCTGTTTCAGGAGGAAAGagtctctccccctctcttcttctctttgctcCTCCAGTGAGAGACGAGTTTGCAGCTCGGCCACCTCCCTGGCTTTctgctccttctctccctccaggACCTTCAGCTGTGATCCAgaaatgtggaattcaaattgTATTGTGGTTCATTTCATTCTGAATAAATGTGATCATCTACGTTTTGGGAcagccggtgtgtgtgtgtgtgtgtgtgtgagggcgaCCTGTCTGCGGAGCTCCTGCAGTTCTCGACGAGCTTCAAGTCGTGACCTCTCAACTTCTCTCAGGCAGCTGCGGAGCTCCGTCACCTCCTTCTGAGCGGAGGAGAAATTCTCTTCCAGCACTGCCAGcctctgctccttctcctcacaCTGTCGcttcacactgagacacagacacactcactcagacacacgCCCTCCTAACTTGTgtcttattgttgtttttgtgcctcACCCGATTCTCTCCGTTTCTACATTCCGCAGCGTTTCCCGCAGCAGAGTGTTTGACTGGCCGAGAGTGTCTCTCTCCTTGCTGGCGTCCAGGAGGCTGCGCCGCAGCTCTGCGCTCTCCCGCCGGTGGTTTTCCGTCACATCCTGGGTTTGGCCGAGGCGACGCTCCGTGTCCAGCAGGTCCCGTCTCAGCTGGTCTCGGCTCTCCTCGGTCGCTGAGAGAGAAGCTCGGCACTGCTCCAGCTGGAGGGTGAGACTGCAGTTTATTACCAGGTCATGGAACTGAAGGGGtcgtgattattattattattattatttatcacaaAAAGATTTCAgacactctcctgcaccaaaggccacagagaaaaccattgAGTTTATATCACAgtgcacaggagttgttgatccactgctgccacaaGTTCAAGTGTGTTACTATTATTGGTGCAGATTTAGTCCGACTTTTCTGTTTAGTTTCATTAACGATGAAGAAACTGTCAACACTTATCTAATGCAGTTACTTAATCATGCAGCATGACTTATGTTTGGTTCTGTGATCAGATACCTCTTTGAGAGCAACATCCACGCGCGACTGAAGGTCGGCGCGACTCTCCCGCAGACTGTGGAGCTCACGCTGGCGTTCCAAGGTCGCGTCGTCCAGCTGAGAGCGAAGCTCCAGCAGCTCAGAGCTCAGAGCGCTCACTCTggcctggaggaaaaaaagacaaaacgcTGTCAACaacattcaacaacaacaacaacaaaagattaATTCAAATTCAGACAGGAAGTCCTGTCACCTGCTCCTGCTCTTTGTAATGTGCCGCTTCTCTGGACGTCCTCTCCGCCTCCAGGGCTGCAGCCGACAGTTCCGCCTGCAGACTGGACACCCTGTCAGACAACGCTGTTTTCTCTGCCTCCCTCAGAAAAAGAGCCTGGGAAGAGTCAGATTAACACACAGATGGACCACGATGCACAAGTAACTGCTTTTCTTACTATATCTGCTTAATCGAAATGATTTACTGTGCTGGTTattgcacaaaaacaataacacaagtaaATCCCTTGTATGTTCTGTTGTATATGTCCAGTATTACAATCTCAAAGTCACATTATACAGACATGTTCAATATTAATTCTATCTTCCTATTGGAGGTCATAATTGCTCAATAACACGTCATCAGGAATATGAACGTGTTATTCTTTCAAATGAAAGCTGGTTCAAAGCACTGTTGTACACAGAGACGCTGTTTATAGAGGTTAGTTTCCGACCTGTTGTTTCTCAGTCTCCGCCTGCAGCAGACTCTGATCTCTGTCGTGCTGGAGACTCCTCAGCTGGTCCTGcagctcctctctgtctctctgcgcTCTGTGGAGATGATCCTCCGTCTCCTGCCTGAGCTTATTCACGACCGCCTCGTGCTCCATCAACAGTTTGTGCCGGATGACTTCCTGTTAAGACACGGAGCGGGACGTTATGATTCCAGACGTAGAATTGGTTCACATATTGGACTTTAAGCATCACACTGAACCTGCTGACCTTTTCTGACACGAGTCTCTGCACTTCCTCCTGGTGTTCAGAGATGGCCTTGCGTAGAGCCTGCTGGGCCTCCAGCTGTGCAGTGTTGAGAGAGTGAGTCAGAGCTTGTTTCTCCCTCTCAGCCTGAGCCAACGCATTCTCCCCGTCGGACTGAAGACGCCTCTGTTCTGCtgcaaaaaggaaaagcaaGCAGTCGTCAAACTACTGTCCAACCAGGTCCAACCTCTCCTCATGGTCACTCACCGGCAGCCGTCTCACAGCGGACTCGAAGGCTCTGGTTCTCGGTCTCCAGCTGCTCTCTGCGTGACTCCACCTGagcgagctgctgctgcacctcaaACAGACTGGTCTCCAGGGACTCCCGCTCAGACCTCAGGGGATTAAAACCGTTTACACacaaagttacacacacacacacacacacaccaacaagaCGCGTTCGAAACGGCGCTGCAGACCAACAACCTGAACACACCTGAACGCGGCCAGCTCCTCCGAGAGCACGGTGTTCTCTCTCTCGGACGCCGTGAGCTGCACCACCAAGCCCGCTTTGTCACGGGCCAGTTCTGCCCGACCGCGGCCCACCTCCTCCAGGGCCACCTCGTTCCTCTGACCCTCCCCTCGGGCGAGGCTCAACTCTGACCCCAGCGAGGTCACCTCGCCACAGAGCTGTCAGAAGGTGAAGTGGGGAAAGAAACATGCGGTCATCTCGAGGAAATACAGTTTATtataacctttgacctttttgtcCACACTTTTGCACGTTATTTCAACCGTCAAAAGCAAAATAATCGATCTGTACCGCCTTTCTGTTGCGTTACACTGGTTCAGCACCTAATGGGAGGTTCTAGACCCAATATAGTCCGGGCAACAATGGAAATAGAgtgtgcaaaacacaaaatgtgccATTTTTGGATATAAAAACATGCTATAACATCATTTCTTGTAAGATTTAAAGAAATTCAAGCAGAAACTCTTCAAAAACTCAGAAGTTCAAAGGATACAAGAATTGTGAAGCTGCTATCAAATAAGGGGtcctatgttaaaatgtaacttgacctgttgagatgtttttgattgaaataaatatgaccttcaacaaatgaacattttcagttCTTTACAAcctataaaatgttttgaaactctgcataataatttggaacagtgcattttaagttttttatttttgaaaatatcATTGGAaggtttgtttacattcaaattaTACTCTAATGGTTAATGACTTGAAAATAATGCTGCCTGTCATTTGCATCGACGATTTAGAAAAACTAGAGAAAAATATCACTTGCATAATAATTTGGAACGCAGTGTAAAGGGCAGGTTCACCACCAGCTTTAACTTCCATTTCTTTAAAGTGGAATTAAATTAGAGAATTTTAATGCAACATAATCTacgttctccctgtgtgtgtgtgtgtgtgtgtgtgggggttctGCAGTTTCTCCCTTCCTATGTCAACAGCGTGTGGATGTGATGTATAACCTTTAATCTACCTGTGTGACTCTCTCCTGCATCTTAAATCTCTCGGCCCTGAGAGTCTGGAGCTCCGCCTCCACCCCCGCCCGGCTCAGCTCGACATCCTGCAGGGACTGCTGCAGGGTGACGCGCGCCGAGTCCAGCTCCAGCCGGTCCTGCTCCAGCCGGACCAGCTCGTCTCGGAGGGTCAGCTTCTCCTGCTCTGCCTCGCGTTTCTGAGACAGCAGGAGggatttctcctcctccagctgacaGTGACattgacagagagacagtgaatgTCTAAAAGCAGCTTTAATCAAGAGTTTCATGTCATTTAAACGAgtaaaatgattcatttctcTTGCCTGGAGGATGTAGGTGTTGAGGTTCATCTTGTCGATGACCAGGCCTTCGTTCATGCTGCCCATTTTGGCCAGAGAGTCCCTGAGACCTGCGGCCTCAGACTGCAGCTTGTTGAAGAGCAGCGAGAGCTCCGCATTACCGCTCTCTGCCTGAAGGGGACAGCGGTGGTCGTAACGTGAGAGAAGACAACGCACAGAATAAAATCGATAAACATTAAACGGGGGTTTGAGACTCTTCTCTTACTTTGGCGAGTGCCTCAGTGAGTTGGGCTTTCTCCCGCTCCAGGAGCTGCCTCTCAACCTCCCCCTGCTGGTGAGTTTCCTTCACTGCAGACAGCTCTCCGCGCTGAGCAGACGCTCGACTCTCACTCTGGTCCCACTGCTTCTGTCTGGATCGGTACATCATTGTTGTTTTAGCGTGTTTAATTGTCTAGGTGGATTCTGGTTTAAGAGGACTGATCAacccagctgcagtggacttgcAGTGGTTAGTTTAGTCTGTTGTTACGAGTTCACCTGTGATCGTATGTACGCTGTATGTTGGCAGCACTAGACGTCGTGGATTAACTTAATCACTGTTGATGATCCGACTTACATCCTCTGAGTCTCCGCCTTCGCCCGGTCTCTCTCCTGAACGGCgacctccctctcctccctctcgtGCTCTCGCTCTCGCTGCGTGGACGCCACCAGCCGCTGTAGCTTCTCACAGTCCATCTGCAGGAGGTGGTTGCTGCTCTGAGCGGCCTGAACGTTCTTCTCCAGACTCACCTTCTCACTGCAAGGTTCACGGCGTATGTGCAGGAGAGAACACATCGTGGAGTTGAAGTTAACAAGCCCTGCAGGACTCAAGGGTCAGAGGTGTTAAAAACGGTGTGTGCACCTGGTCAGTGTGTCTCGCTCCTGCTTCAGACGCTCCTTTTCTCTCTGCgcgctctccctctccctctgtgcagcgtctctctctctctgcagagctTGGTTTTGTTGCTCCGCAGCTCTTCTGGTCGCGTCTGCCTCTGAAAGCTGCTTCCGCAGTTGTTGTAATGAAGACTGGACCGAGACGAGACGCCCTCGAACGTCCTGCAACAACGTGGAGGAAATGTCGTGTTAGTTAAATATAACAAACGTGGTAGAGGTTTAAATCTGCGCGGTGACCTTAGGGTTAGAGCTGTTACATTCACACAATACTGATTAATGCTCTCTCTTTGGGCTTTCACACTGGAGCGGCTCCAGCACacgtgtgctatgacttttctaatgTTTTCGAGTAACCTTGGCGACAAAAAAcgcaaaaaaaactgcaaagaatttccacagacacatttttttgcACACTCTAGCTGAggtccatgaaaataatcagaaaaacTCTTTTCCTGCCCACAAGttccaacctacacagacatgttttacataaaaacactgctatggttgttgtttttattctcatatgatttgtgtttttttgttaaaaatgttaaaaatcagctttggagtttaaaaaaaaaaaaaatgaagacgagggtggttttaaaactgtaatttctctCAATTCACACCCGGTTTTGACAAATGTCAATGTGGGAGCTCCTGAaggcctcctgacgctcacaaacctaAACTgttatgtctttattttgtttgtaagACTTTAATAAAAGAGGTTTTAGCTGTGTTAAACATGCAGACCCATCTACACCCCGAATTCTGCCGTTTATACCAAATTATGTACAAATTCTCATAAAATCA from Solea senegalensis isolate Sse05_10M linkage group LG4, IFAPA_SoseM_1, whole genome shotgun sequence includes these protein-coding regions:
- the LOC122767911 gene encoding rootletin-like — translated: MSAAEHSGPNSNKLESVIQRLEESVLSEEKRLTVRGPSPDAPPTCLPARVREIVTKNLSESSTAAMSSVMSLQEENRVLQGELARLEDLLAHSRADRDELAIKYGAISERLEQSLRFDTADGDQDSPESRSLAQQNVDLRRRLEEEQAAYKRKLTAYQEGQQRQAQLVQKLQAKVLQYKKKCVDVEQMLQEKSSELEKHRPGTSNGRHQEETSSNLEDALIRLEEEQQRSSSLSAVNAMLREQLEQAGLANEALSQDIRRLTADWTKAREELEQKESDWRREEESFHSYFSSEHSRLLMLWRQVVGFRRHICELKSATERDLSEMRNELSRVSHSAQVSCASLSTALHSREGGAALVLEREKALRVQLEQQLRERVTEMMRLQATTDTERSELSARLSDSVREGERLKGQMEEQERENAALMRRLEEQSGSDETDMQTMRVHTEALLDTLRDIAQTVLSDGESSSEADQDNSASLLLSLMHGSSSSSAHRSSSPLRSSSPSRLSALPEAALSALRSAVANKTLQLQDVRGRLVSVQSSLQQLRKQLSEADATRRAAEQQNQALQRERDAAQRERESAQREKERLKQERDTLTSEKVSLEKNVQAAQSSNHLLQMDCEKLQRLVASTQREREHEREEREVAVQERDRAKAETQRIQKQWDQSESRASAQRGELSAVKETHQQGEVERQLLEREKAQLTEALAKAESGNAELSLLFNKLQSEAAGLRDSLAKMGSMNEGLVIDKMNLNTYILQLEEEKSLLLSQKREAEQEKLTLRDELVRLEQDRLELDSARVTLQQSLQDVELSRAGVEAELQTLRAERFKMQERVTQLCGEVTSLGSELSLARGEGQRNEVALEEVGRGRAELARDKAGLVVQLTASERENTVLSEELAAFRSERESLETSLFEVQQQLAQVESRREQLETENQSLRVRCETAAAEQRRLQSDGENALAQAEREKQALTHSLNTAQLEAQQALRKAISEHQEEVQRLVSEKEVIRHKLLMEHEAVVNKLRQETEDHLHRAQRDREELQDQLRSLQHDRDQSLLQAETEKQQALFLREAEKTALSDRVSSLQAELSAAALEAERTSREAAHYKEQEQARVSALSSELLELRSQLDDATLERQRELHSLRESRADLQSRVDVALKELEQCRASLSATEESRDQLRRDLLDTERRLGQTQDVTENHRRESAELRRSLLDASKERDTLGQSNTLLRETLRNVETERIGVKRQCEEKEQRLAVLEENFSSAQKEVTELRSCLREVERSRLEARRELQELRRQLKVLEGEKEQKAREVAELQTRLSLEEQREEERGRDSFLLKQKLTEAEAARVSLKKELSLIQKRLLESESGWRGCERELTAQLQEARGCEKKLQDEAKNLSVRAQAAQDSAAQCGLQLSEAQGRLVATEAELARAEVGRRELEFRLSSLQSALTRTLGIGASGRGGRGRSPGGSSTSPGNMSRHHSISPLRSSLSPPKGFRGSTPDNTLGSGAVSPERGETPLPLPQPELDPETLRSGLRDFLKDLRDAQKERDDARCQLLAVQREVDELTRERDSAQSRLTQLQNAIQEYQDGRRGLDERLTTTQILLQQQEEMVRRGDKERRALTDRVKELERALQASELDKKHTQDQLNKQRAAEVRLEAERKRLREALEAAEARATRLELGRRSLEGELQRLKLSLGDREAESQASQDRHESLLKQVADGEARVSLLQREVERLSEALLKAQEGESLLREKSISLNQSLQEVAASHSSTHSRLVALQKTLSVAEQDRTHLQERVDEVRASSSEARTNISALTEKVQSLQSDLNQSEQRREELEAELTNTKEALRQRSAALAEAQHGVQSAQTERATLEERLRGLQRALAMLEMEKKDAERQAVRLEKDKNALRNTLDKVERQKLKTEEGSMRLSAERSRLDRSLNTAEQELQEAQQQILMLQTQLAETEQSHSLCESLGKQRDEAQREMERLRTDIRDIERTLGTRERAHRHRVKGLEEQVSTLKEQLQQEIKRRQPSLPSSIMSAGN